From the Globicephala melas chromosome 8, mGloMel1.2, whole genome shotgun sequence genome, the window CCAACAATTGGGGTGCTGGACCCAGACACTCCAACTATTGGGGTACAGGACCCAGATACTCCACTAGTGGGGTACAGGACCCACACACCCAGACTCATCGGGTAGGACCCAGACATGTGTTGGGTGGGGGTCCAGCTCTTGGGAAGCATAGGTACAGCCCCAGACACCTGGCCGTAGGGCTGCAGGCGCCCAGCTTGGGAATGAATAGCACATAGAGCCAGAGACAAGGATGAACGGGACacacacgggggtgggggggggccggGAGGGGTGGATGGGGCACAGGACCTCCAAAACCACAGCAGCGAGGCCGCGGACCCTGACCTGGCACTCAGGCCTATGTGAGACGTGTCGGGGGGCATTCAGCACCCAGGAGCCCCACAAATGGGTACAGACTTTCCAGGAACCAGGTGACCACAGAACAGAGTCCTGGTGTCCAGACTAGCGGGGAGCATGCCCCCGGCACCTGGGGTACGAGGCGAGAGGCTGCCGGAAGTTCAGATGGTCAGGTGTGTCTCCAGGTATCCGCAGGAGTGGGGAAGAGATGCTCTGACAGCAGGGGTGCCCCGATGAATAGATACCCCAAGAGAAGGTGAATGGGGCCCCAAAGGTGCAGAGGAACCAGGTCCCGGCCAGCAGGGTCCCAGAGGCCCTTGGGAGAGGCAGTCAAAGCGGGGAGGGTGCAAGCGGCCCCAGGAGGGACCCTGAGGCCTGGGTCACGGAGAACCCCAGGTCTCTGACGTGAGTGCTGGTGAATGGATTACACACTACACGTGCAGCCAGACGATGGGGAATGTGTTCCCCCAGTCTCCAGGCGAATGGGGTATAATTCACGCAGATACTCCGAGAAGAGGGAATTGCATCCCATGGAGATCCAGACTCACAGCCGCCAGGCAGACCTTCGGAAGATGGAGAGAAGCTCAGGGAACCAGCACTGCGATGCCGACACTCGGAGGAGGGTGCTCACGCGGGTGACAGGGCGCAGGCTCCTCAGAGGTTCACATGATGCGTACAGGTCCCCCAGCACGCCAACGATGGGGCACAGGTGCTCGGATGAAGAGGGTACGGTGAGCCTGAACCAAGGATGACTGGGGCACGCACAGGCTGGGACCCGGTGAGCGGGCATGGGGTGCCCCAGTCCTCGGAGACTGTGGCAAGCCGAGCGCCCGCTCCCGTCCTTGGCCCGGGCCCCGCTGCACGGGGCACCCCAGCTGAGCGGGATGCGGCAGCCGGGTCAGCGCGGGCAGGGTGCACGCGTGCCGTCCCAGCACGTCTCACGGTTCCTTGCCAGCAGCTCCCGGCTCCCCCAAGCCGGCGACTGCCATGAGTTCCAACCTCAAACATTCCCCAAGCAACCTCAAAGGAAGCATCCCTGTCCAGGAGCCCCGCCAGGGTCTCCATGTGACTCTTGGCTGCCAAGCCGCCGTCTCGGGGGCCGCAGGGCTGGCCTGGGGCTGCCAGCTCTGTTTGGTTTTCCCCTTCCTGCCCTGGAACCTCAGACGCCCGTCTCGCCACGGAGGCGCCCGGATCTGGGGAAAGGCACAAAGGCCCTACACAGTGAGGCTGGGGAAAGCCGCATGCAGGGCAAACGCGCTGCGGGCTGGATCCCGCCACCCGTGCGCCCCCATCACGCCCACCCACGCACCTCGCTCCCGCAGCACGGGAGCCTGCATGCCCGCTGCCCTGCCACAGGCCTCCTCTGCGCCCCAGAACTGTTTAGCTGCCTCTTCTAAACCCCCACCTCTGGGTGGGATGAGCAGAGGGACCCAGGCCCTTTTTAGGGGAACACGTGTCCCCAGAGCCACGCGTGACCAGCATGCACACACGTCCCACCTGTCACGTCCCCAAAGCAGCCTCAACCTGGGCTGAGTCTCCCGGAGTCCTGCCCGACGAGCCCTGCGGGCTGGGTAAGCGTTAACCCTCTCCTCGGCCGGCCGGCCGTTGATAGTGGGTTTGGAGAGACACCCTGACCTGGGTGGGCCACTCAGAGCTGGGCCCCTCCAAACCCAGATGTCCCTGTGGCTCGGAACACCCCGCCTTGGGGTGTAGAACCTTCACGAACCGagtccagccccacctccctccctctgcttcaCCCAAAGGTCAGCTCAGATGGGCCGGTACCTCTTCTGCTAAGGCCTCTAGGAGGGCTCCAGACGCCCCAGTCCCAGGGGACCCCTGCAGGGGGCCCCGGGCCGAGACGCCGGGGGCTTCGGTCTCGGGAGGGGCCCTCCTCCCAAGGGAGTTCCCCGACTCCTGATGCCGaagccctgcccccccacccccaccaaggaGAGTTTCTCGGGTCACTAGAGGCCAAGCTCCGAGCACGGGATCCAGTGCCCAGTGTCCGAGAGGAAGGCCTGGAGGCCAGGGTGGGGGCACAGGAAGTGCAGGCATCAGGTGAGAGTGTGTGACACCTGCGGGGGGCTGCCACCCCCAACACTTGGGGGCATCTTGCTGTTTCAGAGGGAGGCCCCAAGAAACTTGGTCCTATCAAAGCATAAAAAATTCCAGTTagaccaaagggggaaggggtcaGTCAGCACAGCTTTGATAGGTGCCCAGCTGACAGGGAAGGCCCTCCCCCTGGGAGAGCTGGCATTCCTGACTCTGGGAGGGTGCAGGGTGGAATCCAGCATAACCCCCGGCAGGTCGGTCGGAGGGCCAGGGCCCGGAGCgagcagggagggcttcctggagaggTGGAGCTCACTCAGGTCTCCAAGGCCAAGTAggatgggcagggggtgggagggggtgagaAGGAGGCCGTCCTGCCCAAAGCAGAGAGTGGAGCAGCTGGGAGGGAGCCCCGGAGGAGGTGGCTGGGGACTGGGGCTCCATTTAGGAAGGTTGCCTGTCCCCCTTTCCTGGGAAAAGCAGCCTTAGCACCTGGAGGTTTTTCCCCAGCTGGCCCACAGAAAGTAGACCCCAGGAGGGACCTCCTGCCTTCTGAGGGGTGGCCCAGGCCAGGAGAGCTTCCAGAGGCATGGCACGGGGACAGGGAGAACCGGTCAGCCCTCACAGGACCTGGAGGGCTGCCCCTGGGGCACCTGCctgccgggggcgggggcagggtggggggctccTGCAAGTTTCCCCCAGGAGCCGGGGCCTGGAGGCTGGACGGTGGCGTAGCTGGGGTCAGTGGAGCAGACGGCGCCACCTGGTGGCTGTGTGCCTGCTGGAACCCTCACCACCAcggggacagggcagtcctgagggACCCCGCACCTCCCCAGGCTTCAGGGCCCCCCACTGCTTGTGGCTGGTGTGCCTAGGGATCCAGGGTCCTCTCGGGTCAGCTCCCAGGCACCCCGTGTTTCTGGGGCTCAACCTTCACCAGGCTGGCCTGGGAATCCCGCCAAGCCAGCACCAAATTCCTGTGACCCGATGCCCACCGCACCCCGGCCAAGGCCAAGAACAGGACACTAACCGAGCAGGGGTGCGGGGAGAGGCACACACATGCCCACAGAGGCGTGCGCACGCAGCCGCACGCAGGTGCAGGTGTGcacacgtgcgtgcacacacagaTGGAAGTTCTGTGAAGACAAATGACAACTGACCCCACATTCTCAACCGTAAGAACCTCGACTGAAGCTGTTTTCATTCCAGAGCACACCTAGACTGACATTTCAACAAATGAAGATGGGCTTCCAATCCCACAAGGGCAGCCGGGCCTCTCTGCCCTGACCACTGGGCTGCTCCAGGGACCCCTGCGCACCGTCGGTTCTCAGGCCAGCCCATGCCACCAGCCACCACCAGGGGCGCTCTACCCGCTGACCTGGGAGTGTCCttgggaggagggtgggcagtGGCCAGAGGGGCGGCTGAGACACCTGTGAGTCCCCTGCGTGCACCCCACCGCACCACAGGGGCCTCGCCCGGTGGCCCCCCAGGCAGAACCCGCTCCATAACTTGTGGGGCCCCGGCAGGAAACGGACAGCCTCTAGTTCCAAATGGTTAGAACTGTAGGTCGGCAGCAGCAGGCAGTAGAGCAGGCCGGGCCCTCCTCCTGAGCCAGGGCCGGTGCACAGGCCGCCTGCCGTCCCTTCACTGCGTGTGTGGACGCCCCCggcctggcctctgccctgctgCGAGCCTCAGACGGCTTTTCCTCCAAAGACCTCACGGGGACAAGACACGCGCGTTTGCGAGGGAAGGGGAGGCCAAGCTAGGGCCTGGGCCCCCCGCTTTGAGCTGTGGTCCCTCCTGCAGACAGGTTGGCTTGGTGCTGGCAGTGGGGCATTGATGCTGTGCgcatgggggctggggtggggtctcTGAGATCACGGTCCCTCCCCACGCTGGCATGCGGGTGGGCAGGGAGCGCAGAGGGGCAGGAATCGGGCTCCGGTGCCTGGTTATTCCTGGACTGGGGCCCGGGCTTGGTCCTTGTGACCTGGCTGCCCGCGCTCCTGGGAGGAAgggcggctgggggaggctgAGTCACGGAGACTAGCCGTGGGCCCGGGGTCCCAGCATGCAGGCCGAGCGGGTCCTTGCCAGGCGCGCTCCTCCGGGGGCCCCGGGGTGCAGCGGAGCCGGcccaccctccttcccaccccgaGCAGGCAGGCGGAGCTCTGAAGGGCAGCAGGGCAGGTAGTAGGCAGGAATGTTCTGGCCGCTCCCAGCTACACCCggccctgcctgcccccaccTGACCGTCCTCCCCTGGCGCCAGGAATGCACCTTCAGCCGGGACTGGCTTGCACGGAGTTCCCGCAGGCAGCCGACCCCCACTCCCCAACCCTCCCGTCCCCCATGACCCTAGCAGAGCCCCTACCCCTCAGGGCCTCCATCCCCAGGCTCCCAGTTGCTCCAGGGCCGGGACCCCACATGTAAACACTCTCCACCTATGTCAGTGGCAAACCATGGGGGGCCCGAGGTCGGGGTGGGGGTGCCGGGATGGGACCCCAGCGGCGACCCCCAGGAGGGCCCGGGGCCCAGGGAGAGAGGTcaggagggagggggcttcctggagggagaGGCCCTGCGGGAAGGAGTCGGAGGTCTCCTCCACGAGGCCTGGCCCGCCTGGCTGGGCGCTAGGGGACGTGGTAGGAGGCCAGGCCTGCAGCAGCTCAGCCCGCACCTTGGCCAAGGCCCAGCGCCCCCCTACCGTCGGTGCCGTTCGGAGCCCTCGCCCCGGCCGCCCCGGGCTGCCTCCTTGCCCAGGCAGACTGAGCTGGCCTCTGCTGGGCAGATGGGACGGTAGGCAGGGGCCCAAGGGGCCACCCTCACAAGTGACCTGGCTGCCCCGGCCGTTTGCTCCAGGCCAGCAGTGAGAGGAGATGAGTCGCCCCCCAGGCCCCCACAGCGCCCGGGCCCCAGTGGGCTCCACGGTTCTCCCCGGGCGCATTCCGGACCTGGTCGCCCAGATCCCCTGTGAGTTTTGGGACCTCTGGAAGGGGAGTGGGGATGGCCTGGCTGGGCAGGGGGCAGCCGCTGTCCATGGATGCCCCTCAGGCCCATctctgtgccccccccccccgcccccagggctcCGCTGGGCGCTCATAGCCGCTGCGGTCGTGGCTGGCGTCCTCGTTGTTtcctgcctgctctgtgccatcTGCTGCTGCTGTCGCGGCCGCCACAGGAAGGAGCCCAGAGACGAGGAGGCCGTGGGCCTGGGCAGTGCCCGCAGCACCATCAACACGCACCTGGTGAGAAGCGGGCACCCAGCTGGGCCAGTGCCGGCAGGCAGCCCAAGGTCCAGGCTCGGGGGCGAGCTCAGCCCCCAGCATGGTCTGGTCTGCCCAGAgcggaggcggggggggggggggtgcgccTGGCTGGCGAGGCGATGAACAAGGTGAGGGAGGGCGTGGGCTGCGAGAGCCACAGCAGTTCTGGAGGAGGGCAGTGGCAGAGAGGTGGACTCGGGGCAGTTTCGGCCGGTCCCGCGGAGCTGAGCTGGGATGTGAGCCCTTCTGGTGCCCTGGCCTGGAAGTTTGACCCATCATGGACCCGCTGCCTGGGACGCCGGGGCTCTGATGGGGGCACGGTCCCAGAGCACCTGTCGCCAGCCCCTGTGATACCACCCGGGTGCAGCCAGATGTGGATAAGGAGGAGCCTGGCCCTGGGGGGCCCCAGCAGTGGGAGTGCCTGCAGCTGTCCGTGGAGTACGACTTTGGAAGCCAGGAGGTGAGGGGCCCCGAGGACGTGCGGGATTTTGGAGGGGCGATGGGGGAAGGGTTGGCACTGGGTGCTGGGTGGTGCGGGGCTGACCAGGAAGGGGGCCCTGGCTGAAACACCCCCTGGCTCCTAGATCAAGGTGGGCCTCAGGCAGGCAGCGGACCTGAGGCCCCGGGGCCCAGGCGGCACGACGGACCCCTACGCCCGCGTCAGCCTGTCCCCTGAGGCCGGGTGCAGGCACGAGACGAAGGTGCACCGTGGTACCCTCTGCCCCACGTTCGAAGAGACCTGCTCCTTCCACGTGAGTCGGGGCTGGGTGGCCAGGGGCCTGGGCCGGGCAGTGGGGGCCGCTCACACCCCTCCCCGCAGGTCGCCCCCGTGGAGCTGCCCCGGACCGCCCTGCGGGTGCAGGTTCTAGACTACAAGCTCTTCTCCCAGCACGGGCTGCTGGGCGCGCTCAGCCTGCCGCTGGGCACCGTGGATCCGCAGCCCGTCCTGGAGCTCTGGCGCCCTCTGGGCCCGCCCAGCACTGCCGAGGTGAGCCTGCTGACCCCCGGGCTCCAGTCCCGCCCTGCCCGGTGTGCCCGGCAGGGAAGCTGAGGCCCTTCTTTCTGCCCGCAGCCCGAGCAGTTGGGGGAGGTGTGCTTCTCGCTCCAGTACGTGCCCGGCTCGGGCCGGCTGACCGTGGTCGTGCTGGAGGCCCGAGGCCTGAGCCCGGTTCTGGCAGGCAAGAGCCGGACCTGCCCCTCCACATGGATGGAGGGAACCCTGTGCTCAGCCCTCAGACCTGGGACGCCCTATGACTCCTTTCACTTGCCCAGAGCCCTACGTGAAGGTCCAGCTTGTGCTGAGCCAGAGGaagtggaagaagagaaagacatcTGCCAGGAAGGGCATGGCCACCCCTTACTTCAACAAGACTTTCACCTTCCTTGTGCCTTTCAGCCAGATCCAGgtgggctgcctggaggagggggcgggtGGAACCTCGCTCAGGGCCAAACTGACGTCTatctttctccccctcccactgCACCTCTGCCTGCCTCTACCCAGAGCGTGGCTCTGGTGCTGGCCGTCTGGACCTGGGGCCCTCAGTTCCAGGCCAAGCCCGTGAGCAAGGTTCTGCTGGGCGCCCGGGCCTCTGGTCAACCCCCACAGCACTGGGCAGACATGCTGGCCCATGCCCGTCGTCCCAGCACCGCCTGCAGCCGGCCAGGGAGGTGGACCAGGCCCTGGCCTTGCAGCCCCACCTGCGCCTGCCCTTGCCTGGCTCCTGAAAGCAGCCCCGGCCCTCGGTCTCCCTGGGCTGGGCCACGGGCCCCGTGCAGGCTGCCCTGGGGACCCACCATAATAAACGCCTTCTCCCCCATGGCTGTGCGTCCTTCCCGAGCCCCGTGGACACAGCAGGGTCAGGGGCTCCACCGACATCGCCAAGGACAAGGAGAGGGTCTCCTCTCCAGGCTCAGCCAGGCCCTGAGGGCTCTGACCCATGCCTGACCCCTGAGTGAGGGTGAAGGGGCCCTTCCTGGCCCAAGGGGGACGATACTGGGAGATGCGAAGCCCTCCCCATCGGTAGCAGCTGGAGAGTGAGGGATGGGCccctggggacacagtgggcAAGTGGGAGATATCTGGGGGACGGTGACAGTGGACAGAGGGGAACCCAATCCCAGGGACCGCCCCAGCACCCGAGGGGCCCCAAACCCTCCAGATGGTGACTGCAGGGCGTCCCCTTCGCGAGCAGCAGGGGGCAGTAGATGCCTTCAGAAGCCGCCCCAGGCCTTTGGGGGCTCAGCCTGGCCCGGAAAGCAGCTCTAATCCCCGCACATCTGGATGGCTTTAGCTCTCCCTGACCCTCCCCATGGCCCGAGAAGCCGGCAGGGCTGGGGCCATGCACCCCCAGCTCAGAGGGTGCCAAGTCATGGTTATCCGGATGCCTCTGCTGGGTGGGGGCCCGGGCAGGGGGCGCAGGCCTGGACTGGGGTGAGAAGGGCAGTGCCGGGCCTGCCTGGGGCAGCCAGGCGGGCCCCAGGCCCCCTCGGGTCAGGGAGAGGTTCCCAGGTGGGTGGCGCCGAAATCCTGGGTTTGAAGGATGTGTTCCGAGCTGTGCAGGGAGCTGGCCCGCGGGCAGGGCGGCCCAGGCAAGGCTGCACGTCCGTCCAGGCACCCCCCCATCCTGCTCCTGGGTGGGAAGCTGGGATCACGCCCATGGAGGGAAGCCCTGCCCCAGAGACCCTGGCCActgccgcaggccccagaggccgTGTTTGGGGGTCCGGCCTTGCCCCGGGCCAGCTTGGGGACAGGAGGACATGGCCAGCTCATGCCCGAGACGCCTGCTGGGTTGGGGGGGGCAATAAGGAGCAGAGTGCGAGGCTGCTGCTGTTCCCCGGGGGGCCCGGAGCCCTGGGGAAGCCGAGGAAAGCAGTGTGGATCCGGACTCAGAACAGGTGGGGCTGGGCCGGAGTGACGCCTTGGCTGACCCCTGAGCTGTGCGCCACGGCTGGCGAGGCCGTCGTCCTGTCCTCAGCCTCCTTGTAAGATACAAGGGAGGCATCTCGAAGTCATCACTGAGCCCTAAATAGACCAACCCAACCtcagcaccgccccccccccccacaaccaAGACTTCTTGGCCTGGATGGCAGCACGAGGCTGGGCCGGGCCAGGCAgcctgggcaggtggggaggtccctgtgcccccaTTGGTCTGAGGAGGGCTCCATGCCCTTTCTGAGCAGGGGCCCAGCCTGGGGGAGGCCATTTATACCCCTCCCCCTGGGCCCACCAGCCCAACTCGCCGCTGCCGGCCTGACCCCACTCCCAGCGCTGCTGTCCGGACGCGAGGTGAGGCCGGCCGGAGGCCGGGACAGGCACTGCTGGAGCTCGCTTGCAGGAAGACTTCCCGGGGCGGGGGCCTGGGGGCCAGGGCCGCCGCCAGCAGCCTCTCTGGGGGTCTTCCACGGAGCAGGGGGCGAGAGGGAGATGCCTCCGGAGGCAGGCTGGGGTGGCGAAGGGGCCCCGGGCAGCACCCCGACGGCCAGGCCTCACTGCTGGGACACGGGAAGGGGTTTTACGGATTGAGGGACCCCAGGCCCAACTGGCGGGTCGTTTCTTATATGCACTTGGGGCAGAAGCTGAAAGAGCAGAGCTAAAAATAACTGGTCGCTCCCGGGGCGCCTGCGATGGCCGGACCGCCCCTCCCTCGGGGACAGCTGCAGCGACTCCAGGCCCGCCTGGGACATTTTGGGAA encodes:
- the SYT8 gene encoding LOW QUALITY PROTEIN: synaptotagmin-8 (The sequence of the model RefSeq protein was modified relative to this genomic sequence to represent the inferred CDS: inserted 1 base in 1 codon), which codes for MSRPPGPHSARAPVGSTVLPGRIPDLVAQIPWLRWALIAAAVVAGVLVVSCLLCAICCCCRGRHRKEPRDEEAVGLGSARSTINTHLVQPDVDKEEPGPGGPQQWECLQLSVEYDFGSQEIKVGLRQAADLRPRGPGGTTDPYARVSLSPEAGCRHETKVHRGTLCPTFEETCSFHVAPVELPRTALRVQVLDYKLFSQHGLLGALSLPLGTVDPQPVLELWRPLGPPSTAEPEQLGEVCFSLQYVPGSGRLTVVVLEARGLSPVLAEPYVKVQLVLSQRKWKKRKTSARKGMATPYFNKTFTFLVPFSQIQSVALVLAVWTWGPQFQAKPVSKVLLGARASGQPPQHWADMLAHARRPXHRLQPAREVDQALALQPHLRLPLPGS